The proteins below come from a single Zea mays cultivar B73 chromosome 8, Zm-B73-REFERENCE-NAM-5.0, whole genome shotgun sequence genomic window:
- the LOC103636832 gene encoding 40S ribosomal protein S4, with protein MDEEMDEDVIVKVVDCSNQSEYSCKSLAGVVWDVFRRQDLPKLNEYLAVHREECAARCQAVSSVKYPIYDQTVYLNDYHKKMLKDQYEGLKKIEQITMDSASVETNMFKLCKVRSVQFGQKGIPYLNTYDGRTIRYPDPLIKANDTIKIDLETNKIMDFIKFDVRNVVMVTGGRNTGRVGVIKHREKHKGSFETIHVLLGVFCYV; from the exons ATGGATGAAGAAATGGATGAAGATGTCATAGTCAAGGTTGTGGACTGCTCGAACCAATCAGAG TATTCATGTAAATCCCTGGCTGGTGTTGTCTGGGATGTATTCCGCAGGCAGGATCTTCCAAAGCTTAATGAATATCTAGCTGTTCATCGAGAAGAATGTGCAGCTAGATGTCAAGCAGTGTCTTCT GTTAAATATCCTATTTATGATCAAACAGTGTACCTTAACGATTATCATAAGAAGATGTTGAAGGATCAATATG AGGGACTGAAGAAAATCGAGCAGATTACAATGGACTCAGCTTCGGTCGAGACCAATATG TTCAAGCTCTGCAAGGTGAGGTCTGTTCAGTTTGGCCAGAAAGGCATCCCCTACCTGAACACCTACGACGGCCGCACCATCCGCTATCCCGATCCGCTCATCAAGGCCAACGACACCATCAAGATCGATCTGGAGACTAACAAGATTATGGACTTCATCAAGTTTGACGTCCGCAACGTGGTCATGGTGACTGGCGGGAGGAACACCGGGCGTGTAGGAGTCATCAAGCACAGGGAGAAGCACAAGGGCAGCTTTGAGACCATCCACGTGCTGCTTGGAGTTTTTTGCTATGTCTAG